TCATTCGTGCCTATGTTGAATATATGGACTCGCTTCGCATTTGCATCTGCATCAGTATCAGAATCAGTATCCTCAAAACCTGCAAACATCGCATCTATACAATCATCTATGTAGATATAAGATTTTGTCTGGTTACCATCACCCAGGATTTCCAGCTCATCTGGATTGCGCATTATTTTATTTATAAAGTCATAAATCACGCCATGAGAAGCTCTCCTGCCTATCACATTCGCGAACCGGTATATCCAGGAATGCATACCAAAGGTATGGCAATAGGAAGCGATTAAAGCCTCACAGGCGAGTTTTGAAGCGCCGTAAAGAGATATAGGTATAGTAGGGTATTCTTCTGGGGTGGGAAGCACAGTCGCCTCACCGTAAACGGTGGAAGTGGAAGTGAATACAATTCGTTTCACACCTCTCCGCCTCATTGCCTCCAGCACGTTATAAGTGGCGATGACGTTCTGCTCCAGATGAACTCTCGTATCTACTACACCTATCCGTACTTCAGGATTCGCAGCAAGGTGCCAGACCTCCTCGATACCATTGAAGAAATCCTCTATCTCGTCATTGCGGATGTCCACCCTGTGAAACTGGAAGTTAGCATCATCTCTTTCTATATGTGCACTTATATTGGCTCTGTTACCGCTACTGAGGTCGTCGAGTACCACTACTTCATTCCTCAATGCCAGTAACCTATCAACCACGTGTGAGCCGATAAAACCTGCACCACCTGTTACCAGTACCCTCATACTCATACTCATATGCACCCTTTATCCTTTATCCCTTATCCCTTAACCTTTATCGGACTTGTAGAATAATAGTAGTGAGTATAAATATCATATTATCATTTCATGGGCGAAAATAGCCCAAGAGGTTGCTGAGTAACTTCCCCTCCCCCTATATAACTTTAAATAGGAACGATAATATTTTTTCTACAAGCTCTATCATAAATAAGATAAAATAACATAAGTAAATCGGAAGGTTCAAAAGATGAGTTAATTTAGTTTGAATTTAAATAGAGAAGAAATGAGTAAAAGAGTTTATTTTGGGATGAGAATTTTGATGAGAATTCCATTATATGTTCTGATTCTGATATTTGCAACAGCTTTAGTCTCTGTTTCCGCAGCAGAAGCTTTTGACCTATACAATTTCGTAGATGAACGAGTAGATATTTACAATGAGGATGTAGGGGTATTGCAGGAGGACCCCCTCTCTAATGCATTAATCAAGATTTTTGGAGATCAGAGGATTGCGGTTCACGCTGAAGACCAAACAATCGGCTTAATTATAAGTGAGGGTATGGTAGAGAGAGTAACTCGTGATGAACTTCCGAAGACCACGGTTGATGTGTATACCGATGCGAAAACGCTGAGAGAGATAGAGAGTGTAGACGATTTTAAGAGGGCGTGGTTTGAAGGAAGGATAAGCATAAAATGGCGTAATCCTTTAGCTAACCTGATTCAAGGCTTGGTTCTTTTTGTTGTACATAACCCTGGGACTACCACAGCGGCAGGAGCGGCTGGATTTTCAGTGTTTAGTTTCTTCTTTTACCATACTGGCAATTTCGACGCAATGACCAGGAAGATGTATCCCGCATTCCTATTATTAACCGGGCGAAGACCTGAGGCACCTGTTAGTGAAGAGGGTACAAAAATGATGCACATTAAATATAAGTGGAAAGGGAAAGGCTATATGATGAAAAGGGGGTACCATAGGCTTTTGATTGCTCATAGTTATATATTCAGTTATGAGTTAGTGCCTGCTGGGGAGATAAAAGGAGCCACAATAAAATTGAGATACAGCAAGGATAAACTTGAAATAGATGATGATACCTACTCTACGAAGCTTCCAGCGTCAAAAATACACCATGTTGAGCCTAAAGAAGGAGGAATACCTGAGCTAAAGTCAGAAGTAACGGATTTTATAATTATGGATGTGGTTTACGAAAACGGGACAAAGGAGGAGGGCGTTGCAAAAATTCCAATTACTATTAACCGATTTATAGTTGATAGTATACCCTATTCAGTCGGCAGGATGATTACATGGTTGTCATCGCTACAATTTGGTGGAACCGCACTTATTGTGATAGTGGTTTATAAGGTTCTCTCGATAGTAAAGTGACTAACTTTATCCCCAAGCCTATTCAGTAAAATATCTCTTGATCTCTCAGTACTACATTCCTTTGGCTCGTTTTAGAGGCGCACGAACAGATCACACCACAGTAACCTCAATGCTTATATATTCCGCAGGATTGTGAGTAAATGAGGTGGTAAAGACCTTAATCCAAAGGGAAGTGGAAGTAAATGTGAAGTGAACTTCGGATATACCGGGGTTATATGAGAAACGGCGGCATAAAGCTCATAATGAGAGATGGAGGAGATAAACTATGATTAGAATAATAATTTCCGTTTGCCATATTCCTTCATGGATTAATCCATCTGCTTGGATTCGTGAAGGAATGGAAGTTAGCTCAGGTAAAACAACTAACCGGAGAAACACTTCACACTATTTCTTTATTGGGCGGTTTATCTAAAATAATAGGAATACTCTGGTTGATTGCTTGTTTACTTTTCATTCTTTCTGCGGGTAACATATTTGTTTTGTTGAGAAAAGAATAGTAACTGCGGAAATGATTGATGAACTACCTCCTGTGGTGCAGAGGTGGCTTAAGCGCTCCAATATTGTTGGAAAAGAAATCATTCAGATCGCACATCAGAAACAGAGCGGTGAAATGAAAACCAGACCTGAGGGCAGCTGGATGTCCGTGGATGCAGAATAATATACCGTCACAAATCATTACAGCTCAGCTAAGAAGAATTACAAGGAATTCGAAGGTATCAGGGTGCCGATAATTCTCTCTGTATCGAGAGTTTTTGCTTTCGATAGCTACTTTTAAAGTTTGATTCTTCAAGGAAGATCCGCCTGTAGCCTGTGATAACTGAAAAATGGGAATTCGGTACTAAGTACTAAATTAGATGATTGGAACTATCTATGCGCTATATAATGCGTTCTAAATATAAAATCCCCTGAAAGGGTTTTGTTCTCTATTCCTTTTCCTAGCCTACGTTACTGTCGGAACTACTGATTACCTGACCTCATCCGCCCCATATCGCATACGGTCCAGCAACTCCTGCTTCTTACCCGCGTTCCATCCACTCACTGATTGCAGATAGCCCGTTATTCTCGATATATAATCTAAATTACGAGAATGGCAGTTTTCACACTCTTCCTTCAAACCCATCGTTACATGCGAGCAATCCATGCATACGGTCATATCTTTTGTGAACGCGAAATAACCCGTTTGTGTCTTCGTTGCTATCTTCATTGCCAGGCTCTTTACCCCTCGCCAGTCGGGATACCCCTCGCCGAGGAAAATGTGCATGATATCACCACCATCAACAATAGGAAAGAAGATATGCTCAATACTTATTCGCCTGGCGAGAGAGATATCGGCATTCGGGGGTACATGAGTACCGTTGGTGTAATAAACCGGTAAATCCCTCGTCTTGCCTATTAGCTCTAAAGCCTGAGACAGGTCACCTTTCACTACTGTCATTGCCTTCTCTCTGAACTCTTTATTCAGCAGATCGGCTACTGCGAATCGCTGTGCCACTGTCTCCGCGGGTGTGCGTGAGAAGCTAATCTCAAAACCTTCACGTTCTGTCTGTTCTTTCACATACAGTTCCATCTCGGTCATAGCACGAACTGCGAGCCGTAAAGCGCCTTTATCCTCATGCATCTGCTTGCCATAGTGGTACTGCACCATCTCATTTATCCCTACCACTCCCACGATATACACAAGTTCATCTAAATAGACAGCGACATCGCCCTTTTCACCTGTATAAGGGTCTTTTGGGCGCTGTGTGGCAAAAGGCATTCGCCCTGCTTTCACTATCTTATCCATCCATTGCTTCTTCACTTTGAAGGTATCTATTGCGAGATCAATCTGTTTCTTTAACTCCCCAAATAACTTATCATCGTCTCTTTCTGCACGATATGCCGCTCTCGGACAGTTTATTGTTATCACCTGCCATCCGCCCATCGAGAAATGCTTGCCATTTCGGAAATACATCTTATCGTTGAACCCTTCATCATCTGGAGATGTCTTGAACGAATATGCGCAGCACTGATAGCAGGAAACCCCCTCGCCTGCACCACGGTACTCCGGTATCTTATTATCGAAGTAGGGCGTGCCATACTCAGCAGCGAGTTTAAATGCAAGGTCGTAGAGCTCACCCCAGGTAGGCAATTCAGGATGTTTCTTATTAAACTCCTCATCCTCCCCCAGGAATTGTGGCTCTATCGCCACCTCCGGCTTCGGGAAGTTGAATGGTTTACCCCAATAATCACCCTTAAGCATGACATTC
The Methanophagales archaeon DNA segment above includes these coding regions:
- the nrdD gene encoding anaerobic ribonucleoside-triphosphate reductase; the encoded protein is MRKRFGKDKDTIQTTLDGMALRFPKVRTSDGHILDWDRDAIVNQLLRETKLSEDFYGCPGINEEEARDIAKRAESKIKTMGITQLSGPLVREIVNQILLEEYKKLEWRNVCTRVGTPVYDAHLIDIGEGFEANENANLQDNAETSHKKKADKICKEQYLLLLPPKLADAHLSGDLHIHDLEYFGTRGFCQDWDLRYFFYYGLMPDGTGTKASVAGPAKKPEVAILHAVKILGSAQTNFAGGQGFFNFLVFIAPYLEGLSYEEIEQLMQMFIYEMTQMQVARGGQLVFSSVQLTPGVPKIWRDKPVVYKGAVWNGEQAPLRTYGEFEREVRLAFKALMNVMLKGDYWGKPFNFPKPEVAIEPQFLGEDEEFNKKHPELPTWGELYDLAFKLAAEYGTPYFDNKIPEYRGAGEGVSCYQCCAYSFKTSPDDEGFNDKMYFRNGKHFSMGGWQVITINCPRAAYRAERDDDKLFGELKKQIDLAIDTFKVKKQWMDKIVKAGRMPFATQRPKDPYTGEKGDVAVYLDELVYIVGVVGINEMVQYHYGKQMHEDKGALRLAVRAMTEMELYVKEQTEREGFEISFSRTPAETVAQRFAVADLLNKEFREKAMTVVKGDLSQALELIGKTRDLPVYYTNGTHVPPNADISLARRISIEHIFFPIVDGGDIMHIFLGEGYPDWRGVKSLAMKIATKTQTGYFAFTKDMTVCMDCSHVTMGLKEECENCHSRNLDYISRITGYLQSVSGWNAGKKQELLDRMRYGADEVR
- a CDS encoding GDP-mannose 4,6-dehydratase, translating into MSMSMRVLVTGGAGFIGSHVVDRLLALRNEVVVLDDLSSGNRANISAHIERDDANFQFHRVDIRNDEIEDFFNGIEEVWHLAANPEVRIGVVDTRVHLEQNVIATYNVLEAMRRRGVKRIVFTSTSTVYGEATVLPTPEEYPTIPISLYGASKLACEALIASYCHTFGMHSWIYRFANVIGRRASHGVIYDFINKIMRNPDELEILGDGNQTKSYIYIDDCIDAMFAGFEDTDSDTDADANAKRVHIFNIGTNDMISVRRIAEIVCTEMHASPEFKFTGGRRGWTGDVPVMLLDATKLRKLGWKQRYNSEEAVRKATKDLLAYSQFQCLQSEGDGE